One Pseudochaenichthys georgianus chromosome 4, fPseGeo1.2, whole genome shotgun sequence DNA window includes the following coding sequences:
- the sbno2b gene encoding si:ch73-63e15.2 isoform X4, with protein sequence MVGTVESWNFDPQSRQYHLDSSTTTITPDVHMDMYSGFPDVDFSGLNLPRNGDFPQDLSCIDDLSTNSLFSSPADSLSEYADAQPFISPDNLNTVPTLWDVNTSTTTTPAQSQLEQNGTSRFHGLASLDDIHAIISTPPLGGFQPQRTQPPPEEEEDAEEEETDELGHVDTYAEYKPSKSTIGISHPDIVVETSTLSSVPPPDITYTLSIPEPTVSGGLLSALQLEAIIYACQQHEVILQNNQRAGFLIGDGAGVGKGRTVAGIILENYNKGRKKALWFSISNDLKFDAERDLKDINASFLPVHALNKIKYGDTATSEGVLFATYSALIGESQAGGQHRTRIKQILDWCKPDFDGVIIFDECHKAKNATSTKMGKAVLDLQNKLPRARVVYASATGASEPKNMIYMSRLGIWGEGTPFRAFEDFLHAIEKRGVGAMEIVAMDMKVSGMYIARQLSFSGVSFRIEEIGLDSDFKVIYNKAARLWAEALQVFMRAADELGLVSRKSLWGQFWASHQRFFKYLCIAAKVRCLVELAKKELLAGKCIVIGLQSTGESRTREVLDENDGQLDRFVSAAEGVFQSLVTKHFPSEKQRREKAPGPKRKRKPPRGRHPKVPKHTVDSGGVINISDDSSSDSDGMDTDSNSSPDSLLDNDDVIFVNHTSHQTARIEEMKQGLLSKISVLGKELPLNTLDELIDKFGGPDQVSEMTGRKGRVVRRPDGSVRYESRAEQGLTIDHINIKEKDRFMSAEKYVAIISEAASSGISLQADKRVKNQRRRVHMTLELPWSADRAIQQFGRTHRSNQVTAPEYIFLISELAGERRFASIVAKRLESLGALTHGDRRATESRDLSKYNFENKYGTKALDKITKAILGHIENKVPPPKGYPGGEAMFFREMKIGMMDVGIFCREPRFGINTEKDCSITKFLNRILGLEVHKQNHLFQYFTDNFDYLIEKDKKEGKYDMGILDLAPGNDEIYEEKQETFMTVGNPQDGQVVLYKISVDRGMPWDEALNRSLKLSGPDDGFYLSLKLRGNHPCVLLAEQGRGKNLIVYKPNIGKQTHPESLDNLQLRYRKVTSEEARDSWENQFNFSFKKCSHANWNGKCKKIEEGQECLQGMRLRQYHMLCGALLRVWKRVSDVVSDLTSSSILQIVRLKTKHHNKQVGIKIPENCVARVREELLQMDDEVKRRRKEREQQAVEQRQAQDRNRKMEQDNKHLLANLFNQKPMLNQSLAQTLAQSQLLKQKPSENAQRRQSLSGSQLQRLQAQAKSALQQPSKNVPLLSLQRNPGQSQQRTHNSWLNTSASTNKASNMASIRSQFFSQSFAPPFQQRKNASLQQTTLSPSLSSKNPLDDILDLTMGSPSPDTTDGGLNLESLAGHAAFTDDFNLESLISQTASNAQQQAAQIQQPLLLLQQQQQQQQQQQQQQQQQQQQQQQQQQQQQQQQQQRQQQQQHHHLQQRSQNLLANNHQDLLDLFDLPLSPQMPTQKASPSSSTSSCSSSASSTSNNLVPLASAGLPPASSLVPTPSPSSLFSSPSPSSSLFSNSSPRFSSNYLLPQSDSLSLPNGHPGTLDAREALNIMLQEAADRKSVIKYRPPE encoded by the exons GACCTGTCCTGCATTGATGACCTCTCTACAAACTCCCTGTTCTCCTCTCCGGCTGACTCGCTGTCGGAGTATGCTGATGCACAGCCCTTCATCAGCCCAGACAACCTGAACACAGTGCCCACCCTCTGGGACGTCAACACTAGTACCACCACCACACCAGCACAGAGCCAGCTAGAG CAGAATGGCACCAGCAGGTTTCATGGCTTGGCCAGTTTGGATGATATACATGCTATTATCAGCACCCCACCCTTAGGAGGATTCCAG CCTCAGAGAACACAGCCGCCcccagaggaggaagaggatgcTGAGGAAGAAGAGACTGATGAACTGGGACATGTAGACACATATGCTGAGTACAAACCCTCCAAAT CCACTATAGGAATTTCTCATCCTGACATAGTGGTGGAGACCAGCACTCTGTCCAGTGTCCCTCCTCCTGACATCACATACACTCTGTCTATCCCTGAGCCAACTGTCAGCGGGGGCCTGCTGTCCGCTCTGCAGCTAGAGGCTATTATCTACGCCTGCCAG CAACACGAAGTTATCCTGCAGAACAACCAGAGGGCGGGCTTCCTGATCGGAGATGGGGCGGGGGTTGGAAAGGGACGCACTGTGGCAGGAATCATCCTGGAGAACTACAATAAGGGAAGGAAGAAAGCACTATG GTTCAGCATATCCAATGACCTGAAATTTGATGCAGAGAGAGATCTCAAAGACATAAATGCATCATTTCTTCCTGTGCATGCCTTAAACAAG ATTAAGTACGGAGACACAGCTACCTCAGAAGGAGTCCTATTTGCAACTTACTCTGCGCTGATCGGAGAGAGCCAGGCAGGAGGGCAGCACCGGACGAGAATCAAACAGATCCTGGACTGGTGCAAGCCAGACTTCGACGGAGTT ATCATTTTTGATGAATGTCACAAAGCCAAGAATGCCACATCTACAAAGATGGGCAAGGCCGTGCTTGACCTGCAAAACAAGCTGCCGCGGGCCAGAGTGGTGTATGCCAGTGCCACAG GTGCCTCTGAGCCAAAGAACATGATCTATATGAGCCGCCTGGGAATCTGGGGTGAGGGCACGCCCTTCAGAGCATTTGAAGACTTCCTGCATGCCATCGAGAAAAG AGGTGTCGGTGCCATGGAGATCGTTGCCATGGACATGAAAGTGAGCGGGATGTACATTGCCAGACAGCTGAGCTTCTCAGGGGTGTCTTTCCGCATTGAAGAGATCGGACTGGATAGTGACTTCAAAGTGATCTATAACAAAGCTGCCCGACTG TGGGCAGAGGCGCTGCAGGTGTTCATGCGTGCAGCGGATGAGCTGGGCCTGGTCAGCAGGAAGTCTCTGTGGGGGCAGTTCTGGGCGTCTCACCAGCGCTTCTTCAAATACCTCTGTATTGCAGCCAAGGTGCGCTGCCTGGTGGAGCTGGCCAAGAAAGAGCTGCTGGCCGGAAAG TGCATCGTTATCGGGCTGCAGTCGACCGGAGAGTCTCGCACCAGAGAAGTCCTGGATGAGAACGACGGCCAGCTCGACAGATTTGTGTCTGCAGCAGA GGGAGTATTCCAGTCGCTTGTAACAAAACATTTCCCGTCAGAGAAACAGAGGAGAGAGAAAGCCCCGGGCCCAAAGAGAAAAC GGAAGCCCCCAAGGGGTCGCCATCCCAAGGTGCCCAAGCACACGGTGGACAGCGGGGGTGTGATCAACATCAGCGACGACAGCAGCAGTGACTCCGACGGCATGGACACCGACTCCAACTCCTCACCAGACTCCCTGCTAGACAATGATGATGTCATTTTTGTTAACCACACGAGCCACCAGACAG CCAGGATAGAGGAGATGAAGCAGGGGCTCCTCAGTAAAATATCCGTGCTGGGAAAAGAACTACCTCTCAACACCTTGGACGAGCTCATCGATAAGTTTGGAGGACCAGATCAAGTCTCAGAG ATGACTGGTCGCAAGGGTCGTGTGGTGCGGCGTCCTGATGGCAGCGTCCGCTACGAGTCTCGGGCTGAGCAGGGTCTGACCATCGACCACATCAACATCAAGGAGAAAGATCGCTTCATGAGTGCAGAGAAG TACGTGGCCATCATCTCTGAGGCGGCCAGCTCTGGGATTTCCCTGCAGGCGGACAAGCGAGTGAAGAACCAGCGGCGCAGGGTCCACATGACCTTAGAGCTGCCTTGGAGTGCAGACAGGGCCATTCAGCAATTCG GTCGCACCCATCGGTCCAATCAGGTCACGGCTCCAGAGTACATCTTCCTCATTTCAGAGTTGGCTGGGGAGAGACGTTTTGCCTCCATTGTGGCGAAGAGACTAGAGAGCCTG GGTGCATTAACCCACGGAGACAGAAGAGCCACAGAATCCAGAGACCTGAGCAAGTACAATTTCGAGAACAAG TATGGCACCAAGGCTCTAGATAAAATCACCAAAGCAATCCTTGGCCATATAGAGAACAAGGTGCCCCCTCCCAAAGGATACCCTGGGGGTGAAGCCATGTTCTTCAGAG AGATGAAGATCGGGATGATGGATGTCGGCATCTTTTGTAGGGAGCCACGCTTTGGGATCAATACTGAGAAAG ACTGCAGCATCACAAAGTTCTTAAACCGCATCCTGGGCCTGGAGGTCCACAAGCAGAACCATCTCTTCCAGTACTTCACCGACAACTTTGACTACCTGATCGAGAAGGATAAGAAGGAGGGCAAATATGACATGGGAATCCTAG ACCTTGCTCCAGGTAACGATGAGATCTATGAGGAGAAGCAGGAAACGTTCATGACGGTTGGAAACCCTCAGGATGGCCAGGTTGTTCTCTATAAG ATCAGCGTGGACCGAGGCATGCCCTGGGACGAGGCCCTCAACAGGTCCCTGAAGCTCAGCGGGCCCGATGACGGATTCTACCTGTCGCTGAAG CTGCGAGGGAACCACCCATGTGTGCTGCTAGCTGAGCAGGGAAGAGGCAAGAACCTCATCGTCTACAAGCCCAACATCGGCAAGCAGACGCACCCCGAGAGCCTGGACAACCTGCAGCTGCGCTACAGAAAG GTGACTTCAGAGGAAGCGAGGGACAGCTGGGAGAACCAGTTCAACTTCTCCTTCAAGAAGTGCAGCCATGCCAACTG GAATGGGAAGTGTAAGAAGATCGAGGAAGGTCAAGAGTGTCTGCAGGGCATGCGGCTTCGTCAGTACCACATGCTGTGTGGAGCTCTGCTGCGTGTGTGGAAGCGTGTGTCTGACGTGGTGTCAGACCTCACCAGCTCCAGCATCCTGCAGATTGTCCGTCTAAAAACCAAACATCATAACAAGCAAGTCG GTATCAAGATCCCGGAGAACTGTGTGGCGCGCGTGCGAGAGGAGCTGCTGCAGATGGACGACGAGGTGAAGAGGAGGCGGAAGGAGCGGGAGCAGCAGGCCGTGGAGCAGCGGCAGGCTCAAGACCGCAATCGTAAGATGGAGCAGGACAACAAACACCTCCTGGCCAATCTGTTCAACCAGAAGCCGATGCTCAACCAGTCCCTCGCTCAGACTCTCGCCCAGAGCCAGCTCCTCAAACAGAAACCGAGCGAAAACGCTCAGCGAAGGCAGAGCTTGAGCGGCTCTCAGCTTCAGAGACTGCAAGCCCAAGCCAAGTCGGCTTTACAGCAGCCCTCCAAGAACGTCCCCCTGCTGTCCTTACAGAGAAACCCCGGCCAATCCCAGCAGAGGACCCACAACAGCTGGCTCAACACCTCCGCCTCCACCAACAAGGCCTCCAACATGGCCAGCATCCGCTCCcagtttttctcccagtccTTCGCACCGCCTTTTCAACAGAGGAAAAACGCTTCACTCCAACAGACCACGCTGTCGCCCAGCTTGTCCTCCAAGAATCCCCTGGATGACATCTTGGATCTGACCATGGGCTCCCCCTCCCCGGACACCACGGACGGCGGGCTAAATCTGGAAAGTCTGGCAGGCCACGCTGCATTCACAGACGACTTTAACCTGGAGTCTCTGATCTCTCAGACGGCATCGAATGCTCAGCAGCAGGCTGCACAGATCCAGCAGCCGCTGCtgttgctgcagcagcagcagcagcagcaacagcagcagcagcagcagcagcagcagcagcagcagcagcagcagcagcagcagcagcagcagcagcagcagcagcagcagcgtcagcagcagcagcagcatcatcaTCTACAGCAGAGGAGCCAGAACCTGCTGGCCAACAACCACCAAGACTTGTTAGATTTATTTGACTTGCCCCTGTCTCCCCAGATGCCCACACAGAAAGCCAGCCCTTCCTCCTCTACCTCCTCCTGCTCTTCCTCGGCGTCCTCCACCTCCAACAACCTGGTTCCTCTCGCCTCGGCAGGCCTCCCCCCCGCCTCCAGCCTCGTCCCCACCCCCTCCCCGTCTTCTCTCTTCTCCAGCCCGTCCCCGTCCTCCTCTCTGTTTTCCAACTCGTCGCCTCGCTTCTCGTCAAACTATCTCCTCCCTCAGTCGGACTCGCTTTCATTGCCCAACGGACACCCCGGCACCCTGGACGCCCGCGAGGCTCTGAACATCATGCTGCAAGAGGCGGCAGATCGCAAGTCCGTCATTAAGTACCGCCCACCAGAGTGA
- the sbno2b gene encoding si:ch73-63e15.2 isoform X3, which yields MPTLPSALAMDGENYLHPEGPQLDSNLFSVASPSTESSIYSSSGSWGSYSQQPGYNVHCPMQSGIQQYHLDSSTTTITPDVHMDMYSGFPDVDFSGLNLPRNGDFPQDLSCIDDLSTNSLFSSPADSLSEYADAQPFISPDNLNTVPTLWDVNTSTTTTPAQSQLEPQRTQPPPEEEEDAEEEETDELGHVDTYAEYKPSKSTIGISHPDIVVETSTLSSVPPPDITYTLSIPEPTVSGGLLSALQLEAIIYACQQHEVILQNNQRAGFLIGDGAGVGKGRTVAGIILENYNKGRKKALWFSISNDLKFDAERDLKDINASFLPVHALNKIKYGDTATSEGVLFATYSALIGESQAGGQHRTRIKQILDWCKPDFDGVIIFDECHKAKNATSTKMGKAVLDLQNKLPRARVVYASATGASEPKNMIYMSRLGIWGEGTPFRAFEDFLHAIEKRGVGAMEIVAMDMKVSGMYIARQLSFSGVSFRIEEIGLDSDFKVIYNKAARLWAEALQVFMRAADELGLVSRKSLWGQFWASHQRFFKYLCIAAKVRCLVELAKKELLAGKCIVIGLQSTGESRTREVLDENDGQLDRFVSAAEGVFQSLVTKHFPSEKQRREKAPGPKRKRKPPRGRHPKVPKHTVDSGGVINISDDSSSDSDGMDTDSNSSPDSLLDNDDVIFVNHTSHQTARIEEMKQGLLSKISVLGKELPLNTLDELIDKFGGPDQVSEMTGRKGRVVRRPDGSVRYESRAEQGLTIDHINIKEKDRFMSAEKYVAIISEAASSGISLQADKRVKNQRRRVHMTLELPWSADRAIQQFGRTHRSNQVTAPEYIFLISELAGERRFASIVAKRLESLGALTHGDRRATESRDLSKYNFENKYGTKALDKITKAILGHIENKVPPPKGYPGGEAMFFREMKIGMMDVGIFCREPRFGINTEKDCSITKFLNRILGLEVHKQNHLFQYFTDNFDYLIEKDKKEGKYDMGILDLAPGNDEIYEEKQETFMTVGNPQDGQVVLYKISVDRGMPWDEALNRSLKLSGPDDGFYLSLKLRGNHPCVLLAEQGRGKNLIVYKPNIGKQTHPESLDNLQLRYRKVTSEEARDSWENQFNFSFKKCSHANWNGKCKKIEEGQECLQGMRLRQYHMLCGALLRVWKRVSDVVSDLTSSSILQIVRLKTKHHNKQVGIKIPENCVARVREELLQMDDEVKRRRKEREQQAVEQRQAQDRNRKMEQDNKHLLANLFNQKPMLNQSLAQTLAQSQLLKQKPSENAQRRQSLSGSQLQRLQAQAKSALQQPSKNVPLLSLQRNPGQSQQRTHNSWLNTSASTNKASNMASIRSQFFSQSFAPPFQQRKNASLQQTTLSPSLSSKNPLDDILDLTMGSPSPDTTDGGLNLESLAGHAAFTDDFNLESLISQTASNAQQQAAQIQQPLLLLQQQQQQQQQQQQQQQQQQQQQQQQQQQQQQQQQQRQQQQQHHHLQQRSQNLLANNHQDLLDLFDLPLSPQMPTQKASPSSSTSSCSSSASSTSNNLVPLASAGLPPASSLVPTPSPSSLFSSPSPSSSLFSNSSPRFSSNYLLPQSDSLSLPNGHPGTLDAREALNIMLQEAADRKSVIKYRPPE from the exons GACCTGTCCTGCATTGATGACCTCTCTACAAACTCCCTGTTCTCCTCTCCGGCTGACTCGCTGTCGGAGTATGCTGATGCACAGCCCTTCATCAGCCCAGACAACCTGAACACAGTGCCCACCCTCTGGGACGTCAACACTAGTACCACCACCACACCAGCACAGAGCCAGCTAGAG CCTCAGAGAACACAGCCGCCcccagaggaggaagaggatgcTGAGGAAGAAGAGACTGATGAACTGGGACATGTAGACACATATGCTGAGTACAAACCCTCCAAAT CCACTATAGGAATTTCTCATCCTGACATAGTGGTGGAGACCAGCACTCTGTCCAGTGTCCCTCCTCCTGACATCACATACACTCTGTCTATCCCTGAGCCAACTGTCAGCGGGGGCCTGCTGTCCGCTCTGCAGCTAGAGGCTATTATCTACGCCTGCCAG CAACACGAAGTTATCCTGCAGAACAACCAGAGGGCGGGCTTCCTGATCGGAGATGGGGCGGGGGTTGGAAAGGGACGCACTGTGGCAGGAATCATCCTGGAGAACTACAATAAGGGAAGGAAGAAAGCACTATG GTTCAGCATATCCAATGACCTGAAATTTGATGCAGAGAGAGATCTCAAAGACATAAATGCATCATTTCTTCCTGTGCATGCCTTAAACAAG ATTAAGTACGGAGACACAGCTACCTCAGAAGGAGTCCTATTTGCAACTTACTCTGCGCTGATCGGAGAGAGCCAGGCAGGAGGGCAGCACCGGACGAGAATCAAACAGATCCTGGACTGGTGCAAGCCAGACTTCGACGGAGTT ATCATTTTTGATGAATGTCACAAAGCCAAGAATGCCACATCTACAAAGATGGGCAAGGCCGTGCTTGACCTGCAAAACAAGCTGCCGCGGGCCAGAGTGGTGTATGCCAGTGCCACAG GTGCCTCTGAGCCAAAGAACATGATCTATATGAGCCGCCTGGGAATCTGGGGTGAGGGCACGCCCTTCAGAGCATTTGAAGACTTCCTGCATGCCATCGAGAAAAG AGGTGTCGGTGCCATGGAGATCGTTGCCATGGACATGAAAGTGAGCGGGATGTACATTGCCAGACAGCTGAGCTTCTCAGGGGTGTCTTTCCGCATTGAAGAGATCGGACTGGATAGTGACTTCAAAGTGATCTATAACAAAGCTGCCCGACTG TGGGCAGAGGCGCTGCAGGTGTTCATGCGTGCAGCGGATGAGCTGGGCCTGGTCAGCAGGAAGTCTCTGTGGGGGCAGTTCTGGGCGTCTCACCAGCGCTTCTTCAAATACCTCTGTATTGCAGCCAAGGTGCGCTGCCTGGTGGAGCTGGCCAAGAAAGAGCTGCTGGCCGGAAAG TGCATCGTTATCGGGCTGCAGTCGACCGGAGAGTCTCGCACCAGAGAAGTCCTGGATGAGAACGACGGCCAGCTCGACAGATTTGTGTCTGCAGCAGA GGGAGTATTCCAGTCGCTTGTAACAAAACATTTCCCGTCAGAGAAACAGAGGAGAGAGAAAGCCCCGGGCCCAAAGAGAAAAC GGAAGCCCCCAAGGGGTCGCCATCCCAAGGTGCCCAAGCACACGGTGGACAGCGGGGGTGTGATCAACATCAGCGACGACAGCAGCAGTGACTCCGACGGCATGGACACCGACTCCAACTCCTCACCAGACTCCCTGCTAGACAATGATGATGTCATTTTTGTTAACCACACGAGCCACCAGACAG CCAGGATAGAGGAGATGAAGCAGGGGCTCCTCAGTAAAATATCCGTGCTGGGAAAAGAACTACCTCTCAACACCTTGGACGAGCTCATCGATAAGTTTGGAGGACCAGATCAAGTCTCAGAG ATGACTGGTCGCAAGGGTCGTGTGGTGCGGCGTCCTGATGGCAGCGTCCGCTACGAGTCTCGGGCTGAGCAGGGTCTGACCATCGACCACATCAACATCAAGGAGAAAGATCGCTTCATGAGTGCAGAGAAG TACGTGGCCATCATCTCTGAGGCGGCCAGCTCTGGGATTTCCCTGCAGGCGGACAAGCGAGTGAAGAACCAGCGGCGCAGGGTCCACATGACCTTAGAGCTGCCTTGGAGTGCAGACAGGGCCATTCAGCAATTCG GTCGCACCCATCGGTCCAATCAGGTCACGGCTCCAGAGTACATCTTCCTCATTTCAGAGTTGGCTGGGGAGAGACGTTTTGCCTCCATTGTGGCGAAGAGACTAGAGAGCCTG GGTGCATTAACCCACGGAGACAGAAGAGCCACAGAATCCAGAGACCTGAGCAAGTACAATTTCGAGAACAAG TATGGCACCAAGGCTCTAGATAAAATCACCAAAGCAATCCTTGGCCATATAGAGAACAAGGTGCCCCCTCCCAAAGGATACCCTGGGGGTGAAGCCATGTTCTTCAGAG AGATGAAGATCGGGATGATGGATGTCGGCATCTTTTGTAGGGAGCCACGCTTTGGGATCAATACTGAGAAAG ACTGCAGCATCACAAAGTTCTTAAACCGCATCCTGGGCCTGGAGGTCCACAAGCAGAACCATCTCTTCCAGTACTTCACCGACAACTTTGACTACCTGATCGAGAAGGATAAGAAGGAGGGCAAATATGACATGGGAATCCTAG ACCTTGCTCCAGGTAACGATGAGATCTATGAGGAGAAGCAGGAAACGTTCATGACGGTTGGAAACCCTCAGGATGGCCAGGTTGTTCTCTATAAG ATCAGCGTGGACCGAGGCATGCCCTGGGACGAGGCCCTCAACAGGTCCCTGAAGCTCAGCGGGCCCGATGACGGATTCTACCTGTCGCTGAAG CTGCGAGGGAACCACCCATGTGTGCTGCTAGCTGAGCAGGGAAGAGGCAAGAACCTCATCGTCTACAAGCCCAACATCGGCAAGCAGACGCACCCCGAGAGCCTGGACAACCTGCAGCTGCGCTACAGAAAG GTGACTTCAGAGGAAGCGAGGGACAGCTGGGAGAACCAGTTCAACTTCTCCTTCAAGAAGTGCAGCCATGCCAACTG GAATGGGAAGTGTAAGAAGATCGAGGAAGGTCAAGAGTGTCTGCAGGGCATGCGGCTTCGTCAGTACCACATGCTGTGTGGAGCTCTGCTGCGTGTGTGGAAGCGTGTGTCTGACGTGGTGTCAGACCTCACCAGCTCCAGCATCCTGCAGATTGTCCGTCTAAAAACCAAACATCATAACAAGCAAGTCG GTATCAAGATCCCGGAGAACTGTGTGGCGCGCGTGCGAGAGGAGCTGCTGCAGATGGACGACGAGGTGAAGAGGAGGCGGAAGGAGCGGGAGCAGCAGGCCGTGGAGCAGCGGCAGGCTCAAGACCGCAATCGTAAGATGGAGCAGGACAACAAACACCTCCTGGCCAATCTGTTCAACCAGAAGCCGATGCTCAACCAGTCCCTCGCTCAGACTCTCGCCCAGAGCCAGCTCCTCAAACAGAAACCGAGCGAAAACGCTCAGCGAAGGCAGAGCTTGAGCGGCTCTCAGCTTCAGAGACTGCAAGCCCAAGCCAAGTCGGCTTTACAGCAGCCCTCCAAGAACGTCCCCCTGCTGTCCTTACAGAGAAACCCCGGCCAATCCCAGCAGAGGACCCACAACAGCTGGCTCAACACCTCCGCCTCCACCAACAAGGCCTCCAACATGGCCAGCATCCGCTCCcagtttttctcccagtccTTCGCACCGCCTTTTCAACAGAGGAAAAACGCTTCACTCCAACAGACCACGCTGTCGCCCAGCTTGTCCTCCAAGAATCCCCTGGATGACATCTTGGATCTGACCATGGGCTCCCCCTCCCCGGACACCACGGACGGCGGGCTAAATCTGGAAAGTCTGGCAGGCCACGCTGCATTCACAGACGACTTTAACCTGGAGTCTCTGATCTCTCAGACGGCATCGAATGCTCAGCAGCAGGCTGCACAGATCCAGCAGCCGCTGCtgttgctgcagcagcagcagcagcagcaacagcagcagcagcagcagcagcagcagcagcagcagcagcagcagcagcagcagcagcagcagcagcagcagcagcagcagcgtcagcagcagcagcagcatcatcaTCTACAGCAGAGGAGCCAGAACCTGCTGGCCAACAACCACCAAGACTTGTTAGATTTATTTGACTTGCCCCTGTCTCCCCAGATGCCCACACAGAAAGCCAGCCCTTCCTCCTCTACCTCCTCCTGCTCTTCCTCGGCGTCCTCCACCTCCAACAACCTGGTTCCTCTCGCCTCGGCAGGCCTCCCCCCCGCCTCCAGCCTCGTCCCCACCCCCTCCCCGTCTTCTCTCTTCTCCAGCCCGTCCCCGTCCTCCTCTCTGTTTTCCAACTCGTCGCCTCGCTTCTCGTCAAACTATCTCCTCCCTCAGTCGGACTCGCTTTCATTGCCCAACGGACACCCCGGCACCCTGGACGCCCGCGAGGCTCTGAACATCATGCTGCAAGAGGCGGCAGATCGCAAGTCCGTCATTAAGTACCGCCCACCAGAGTGA